A window from Deinococcota bacterium encodes these proteins:
- a CDS encoding ribbon-helix-helix domain-containing protein encodes MKRTTIYLDPELEILLKLEALHRKKPMAEVIRDALRNQLANRPRRLPPGAGAFDSGHTDTAERAEELLGELGFGEDSLAEDQQHRR; translated from the coding sequence ATGAAACGCACTACCATCTATCTCGATCCAGAGCTGGAAATTCTCCTGAAGCTCGAGGCCCTGCACCGCAAGAAGCCTATGGCCGAAGTCATTCGCGACGCCCTGCGCAACCAGCTGGCGAACAGGCCGAGGCGTTTGCCTCCCGGTGCGGGCGCCTTCGACAGCGGCCATACCGATACGGCGGAACGTGCCGAGGAGCTTCTGGGCGAGCTTGGCTTCGGTGAAGACAGCCTGGCGGAGGATCAGCAGCACAGGCGCTGA